Proteins found in one Melospiza georgiana isolate bMelGeo1 chromosome 1, bMelGeo1.pri, whole genome shotgun sequence genomic segment:
- the DYNC1LI1 gene encoding cytoplasmic dynein 1 light intermediate chain 1: protein MAAAVGRAGSFGSSSSSGLGSAASFSSASSAASTATANNNNAELRAGDEDDGQNLWSCILSEVSTRSRSKLPSGKNVLLLGEDGAGKTSLIGKIQGIEEYKKGRGMEYLYLNVHDEDRDDQTRCNVWILDGDLYHKGLLKFAMEASSLKDTLVMLVVDMSRPWTALDSLQKWASVVREHIDKLKIPPEEMKEMEQKLVRDFQEYIEPGEDFPASPQRRNTSLQEDKDDSVILPLGADTLTCNLGIPVVVVCTKCDAISVLEKEHDYRDEHFDFIQSHIRRFCLQYGAALIYTSVKENKNIDLVYKYIVQKLYGFPFNVPAVVVEKDAVFIPAGWDNDKKIGILHENFQTLKADDNFEDIITKPPVRKFVHEKEIVAEDDQVFLMKQQSQLAKQPPTAAGRPVDASPRVPGGSPRTPNRSVTSNVASVTPIPTGSKKIDPNMKAGATSEGVLANFFNSLLSKKTGSPGGPGGVGGSPGGGGTGGAGSNLPPSAKKSGQKPVLTDVQAELDRISRKPEMVSPTSSTSPTEGEAS, encoded by the exons ATGGCGGCGGCGGTGGGGAGAGCTGGCTCCTTCGgctcctcttcttcttccgggctcggctcggctgccagcttttcctctgcttcctccGCCGCTTCTACGGCCACGGCCAACAACAACAACGCGGAGCTGCGGGCGGGCGATGAGGACGATGGGCAGAACCTCTG GTCCTGCATCCTCAGCGAGGTGTCCACGCGCTCCCGCTCCAAGCTGCCTTCGGGGAAGAACGTCCTCCTGCTGG GTGAAGATGGAGCAGGTAAAACTAGCTTAATAGGAAAAATTCAAGGAATAGAGGAGTacaaaaaaggaagaggaatgGAGTATTTGTATTTAAACGTGCATGATGAAGACCGAGATG acCAAACAAGATGTAATGTGTGGATTTTGGATGGTGACCTGTATCACAAAGGTCTTCTCAAATTTGCAATGGAGGCAAGCTCTCTAAAGGACACTCTAGTTATGTTGGTAGTAGACATGTCTAGACCTTGGACTGCACTGGATTCTTTACAAAAATGGGCAAGTGTTGTAAGAGAACATATTGACAAGTTAAAAATTCCTcctgaagaaatgaaagaaatggaGCAAAAAT tGGTAAGAGACTTCCAGGAGTATATAGAACCAGGCGAGGATTTTCCAGCTTCTCCACAGAGAAGAAATACTTCATTACAGGAAGACAAAGATGACAGTGTGATTTTACCCCTGGGTGCAGATACACTAACATGTAACTTAGGCATTCCAGTAGTAGTAGTTTGTACAAAG TGTGATGCCATCAGTGTTCTGGAAAAAGAGCATGACTACAGAGATGAACACTTCGACTTCATTCAGTCACATATCAGACGGTTTTGCTTACAGT ATGGGGCAGCACTTATTTACACTtcagtaaaagaaaacaaaaacattgaTTTAGTGTATAAATATATAGTCCAGAAGTTGTACGGATTTCCTTTCAATGTTCCAGCTGTTGTTGTGGAAAAAGATGCTGTATTTAT TCCTGCAGGTTGGGATAATGACAAGAAGATAGGAATATTGCATGAGAACTTCCAGACACTAAAAGCAGATGACAATTTTGAAGATATCATAACAAAACCACCAGTCAGAAAG TTTGttcatgaaaaagaaattgtggCAGAGGATGACCAAGTGTTTCTTATGAAGCAGCAG tCACAGTTGGCTAAACAACCACCTACTGCTGCAGGAAGGCCAGTG gATGCCTCACCAAGAGTTCCTGGTGGATCTCCTAGGACACCAAATAGATCTGTAACATCGAATGTTGCCAGTGTTACACCTATCCCCACTGGGTCAAAAAAGATTGATCCCAATATGAAAG CTGGAGCTACATCTGAAGGAGTCCTGGCCAACTTCTTCAATAGTCTCCTGAGCAAGAAAACTGGTTctcctggtggccctggtggtgttggtggcagtccagGGGGAGGTGGGACTGGAGGTGCTGGCAGCAACTTACCACCATCAGCAAAAAAGTCAG GTCAGAAGCCAGTTTTAACAGATGTTCAGGCAGAATTGGACAGAATTTCACGAAAACCTGAAATGGTCTCTCCTACATCATCTACATCTCCCACAGAAGGTGAAGCATCTTGA